The nucleotide window tttatcaatatatattatattgttaaagttaaaaaagacgggttaatgtaaacaaatacatgtattgtttactattttattgtcaaaagcgggtgtgtcaaatacttagttcactttgttgaatacactttggataCAATCGCGTTAAATTTAAGTGATAGTgatagtgaaaatgaaaattgtgtaaaaattcgTCGTGAGCgcagaaatttaagaaatagttCAAAAGACATATTGGAAATGGATGATTTTAAGTAAGGATTTAAGCTAAAAAAGGAATacataacttcatttatatgtatacgtatTTACAGTTTCATCAAAAATTTTCGCGTCAACAAAagagcatttacatatattttaagggAATACGAAAATGTATGTGGAAATGATAAGAGACAAGGTTCTCTTTCTCCGAAATTAAAGCTTGCTGCATGTCTACGTTTCTTTGCCACAGGCAACTATCAGCATTGCATTGGAAAGGACTTCAATATAAATGTGGCCCAATCGACATTCTGTGGAATATTGGAAGAAGTTCTTAACTGTCTTGAGTACAGGCTATGTTCGAGGTGGATTTCTATTTACATGACTGACAGCGAAGAATTGGAatcaaaaacctttttttttgtcaaatcaaAAATTCCAGGCGTGACAATGGCAGTTGATGGAACTCACATAAAGATAATGGCTCCAAAAGGAGATAAACATCTCTATTATAACCGCAAAGGATTCTCAAGTCTGAACGTTATGATTGTGAGGCTTTTATAATTATCTTTTAACTAAGTGTTTATATTCGCTTttttgaatgtacatatatacgtaggTGTGCGACCACAAAATGCAAATACGTTACGTATGTGCTAAATATCCAGGCAGTAGTCACGATTCTCATATATGGGATTTGAGTGACATGAAATCTATCAGCGCTACCAATTATCGGAGaggaaatgcaaatttaatattaGGTGAGAATCCATTGATAAAAATACCatcaactaataaaaatatactcatTACAGGTGACAAAGGATACCCTCTTCAACCGTGGCTTATAACTCCATTTAGAGAACCAATCACATGCCTTAGAAAAAGAAGATTTAATACGCGTCATGCTAAAGGCCGAATAATTGTTGAGAAAACAATAGGTTTATTAAAATCTGTATTTCGTTGCCTTTGCAGTGAACGAGGTCTACATTACGAGCCATTTAAAGCAGCGCGTATTGTTAATTTCTGCTGTGCATTGCATAATATTCGtttgaattttaattctaaCGAAACTTTTAATGAGCCATACCTGGATACAACTGAAAATGAATATTCCATCGATGATGACAATGATTTAGATGATATGCCCACCGACGAAGCAAGTAGAATAAGAGATAGTTTATTAGACTaagttaaaaaacataaaaattcattaaaacgaAATGTTTTGTTAGTTCCCAAAAACTTATGGCTTATTTAAATGTTCAAGTTCTAGTTCTAAAATTTTCTCTTTGGTTTCTAATTTATCTATTGCTATTTTTTCCATGACGGAATTATGTCGCTTCATTTCCTTTAATTTATCCTTTTCAGTTTCATTAAGTTTTCTAAGCCACCTATTTGTGTCGGACTGTTctttaatatattctttttgatgTTTCACAAGCGTGTCCtgcagttttgaaatatttgtctcCATTTTTTTTTGGATCGTTATTTGTTCTGTAAGAAGATCCatcttgtttgttttgttctttttatgTGGAGTACAGAAAATATCGGCATCCACATTAGATTCTATTGCCTGACCAGGAGTCATATGTGATGTAGGTTCAACCAATTCAATGTCAGGCTGGGAAAAAATTGACTCAACTGGTCTCTTGCTAGCACTACTTGTTGTAGGAATCTCATCAGGGATATTTTCTATTGAAGTGAGTGGTAAGCATCCAAAACTGTTAATGCCTTTTAAGCCCTTCACTGATGTATTGAGTGTCAGTATAACACTCACCTCCTCT belongs to Zeugodacus cucurbitae isolate PBARC_wt_2022May chromosome 6, idZeuCucr1.2, whole genome shotgun sequence and includes:
- the LOC128922461 gene encoding putative nuclease HARBI1, encoding MDDFNFIKNFRVNKRAFTYILREYENVCGNDKRQGSLSPKLKLAACLRFFATGNYQHCIGKDFNINVAQSTFCGILEEVLNCLEYRLCSRWISIYMTDSEELESKTFFFVKSKIPGVTMAVDGTHIKIMAPKGDKHLYYNRKGFSSLNVMIVCDHKMQIRYVCAKYPGSSHDSHIWDLSDMKSISATNYRRGNANLILGDKGYPLQPWLITPFREPITCLRKRRFNTRHAKGRIIVEKTIGLLKSVFRCLCSERGLHYEPFKAARIVNFCCALHNIRLNFNSNETFNEPYLDTTENEYSIDDDNDLDDMPTDEASRIRDSLLD